The Ananas comosus cultivar F153 linkage group 22, ASM154086v1, whole genome shotgun sequence genome segment ctcaactgaacggatgcctcaagggtaaatagtccaaaatcaaatccaatctgatactgctatattggtccaccGACCTCAAGCATTgtctgtcacagagcagacactgtcaacttattcatgcgtcaccgacgacctatccggatacgtacaccccttggttggtggcaaaaccaacctggtgtctagaatacacagtgctgtgactaaatcatactgatatgctcaaaacgaaaaccggcaaaaagagagcggtgccttggccgaagccagatgcaagggcgtacaacgccgaaccacgatcaactagatcgaaacacacgacaaaggagtcgatgtgttgcctggacccaaggtccacagagatacaatatatatgcaacctgctctacatgtctatccacaactattcAAATGCAATCAATGAGATACGATAAACAAACGATAAACaatcaactgacatgtagagactacgatactgatatgaaagaacagcggaagggtgaaacgatctcaccgactaccagctcgaagcactcacctgtcactgtcgcgtcggaacactgggtacgcagaGAGTCTACCGTACCGATGAAGATCCACTAGCtcagtatccaaaccactaacccaaagcacgagactcacaaaccccccacACAAGATCCCCATAATCAGTTTTCCAAAACtgatcaccgtaactcaccggaagtcccgaaaaccacaccgggacgccgtcgggacccactaagtgtcccgaaactcaccgactcgtaccatgagtcacccgctgccacaaaacacaccaatttggatgtcttggcagcaaacacaagataacaccactacacaattatcgccgaaTAATTATACGAATACGAGTTCCCGGAAgcgtctatttcgacaccgaaacccaccgtcgctcacccatcatcaccgaacacataaaatgatgatggtgaccagccaataaggctgaGCGACAATTCACAGGATAaacaaaccacgtcggaagaaatccgaactgaaaccgcgttctttcggcgaatttcgccgaaaaacgcaccgaaattgACTTTTctatttccgcgaaagctacaggatcatggacaatcagtccagaggtcaaacacactcatacacactGTCCACAGTGGCCCTAGGGTGCACAATTGTACAAAagtccctctaattacataaaatcctatcatttcaTGTAATTTAAGCGATTAAGTGGCcggttcacgcaaaccgaggacttccaaggtctgCCAATACACGTACTaataggtctcgatgtgccggaggccgtgctcactatctggagcacaacggctcactgtgggaggcgcgggagcaacccaAAGGTTCTGCGAACAGCGAGCAGTCAGGAAAAATCGCGTCGAACAGACCAATAcgacatccgctgatccaaagtaaggtgagAACTGTGATTAGGACAGACCAgcgatcacagtgctcacctccgaaggcatcaggacagcctcggatcgtcGAAAAAGTGCGCACAAACCCgcaacagcagccaaaaaggctccacAGGGTCGACACGGCCAAAACAgtggaacggagtctccccgacagaatctaaggtgagcacgatgatcagaaattttccacgatcatcgtgctcccttccgcagagatcggggaggctcgggttgctcgaaACAGCAAACCGCCAAGGaatagccctatttcgggcttggccggagcaagcttgctccggctaGCTTCCTGCGGCACGGCAAGGCGCTCGccggccagggatgggtgcgggggaagAGAGGAGCACAGGGCTCACCTTAGCCGGCGGCGAGGtgcggcggcagcagcagcggaGCAGCTTGAGCCCACATGGGCTAGGGCTCGGGTACCAGAgcaatggcggccacggcggcggccgggaagCTCAGGGATGGCGGCAGAGGGTTGCTGGAGGCCGGAGGGCTGCCTCAGGCACGGCCCCGAGCGACGGCGGTGCGGGGGTAGGAGACGCGGCTTGCCTCGGCCTGCACAGGTCTGGGGCGGCTGCAGCTGGccgaggtggcggcggcggcccgcaggGGCGGTGGCGGCCGGCGGGGAGGCTGCTGGAGCTCCAGGGAGGACGGCCGGGGTGGTCTCAGGTGGTTGCTACGTGAGGATGAGGCCGCACAATCTGCTCGGCCTGGGCTTGGGCTAGGTGGCTGCAGGCGGCtggagcggcagcggcggcgctctgggcggcggcggccggcgggagGGATCGCCGGGGTTCAATAGTGACGGCAGAAGAGGGACCAAGGGAGGGGTGCGTAGTACCACCCTCGGCCAAGAAACAAAGAGGAAATGGTGGTGGACGAGATAAAAAGacaaagaggaaggagaagtaGCTAACTCTGGCGGCCGGAGACGCGCGCCGGCGGCTGGGGTACGTGCAGTTAGGGTAGGGGAGGTAGATGGAGTGGCTGGGGGTGCGGCTAaggtctagggttagggtttccagtGCAAAACCCTAGAATACCTTATATATACTTAGCTCCAAATTGCAGAAAAGCCCATCTAGACTCGATAATTCTATCCGAGTCCCTGACAACGTGAGTAAATCGCGCAGATACCCCTCCACGTCCggtttcacgcaaaacggtacataaaatgtcacgacttttgcgaaattactgttttgccaacaccgacctctccacGATCAACGCGCGATTTCTGCAGATCCATcggtcagatttgcgaacggattgcgccagtgcaatcagcacgacggagacaacaaagccacgattttggttcacctcgatcatTCACAGATTTGCGACAAAATCCGCTTTCTCTCTGAAAGGCCAAAatgacacacaaatacatataaacatgtattttcatattttctcgaaatccgtgcatcaaacccAAAATTCGTCAGCGCCAaaagttccagaatagctgaaccattcgaaacgagctattggactactatgaacggagtccgatacgagccagaagccaccTCTACGCATTGAGCTCTCCGGaaaaccaagttactattcactttaagtgaaacttggaaatcgcgtagaatctccaTTTTAACTCGGTTTCTTCCGAAGCTTGAaaagtgcttttgtaattaaattacacacaaaaacaccgtcaactgagagttttgctacactgccaaaatctcggtccttatatcatcccccccttaaagaaagtttcgtccccgaaacttgctCACAGGCAGGGGTGATCCGAAGCTAGAGTACCAACACTCGCCTCGGAGGCTACAACCTCCCAATGAACTGAACTATAACCTGACGAAGTCAAAACTTATCCATAGGAAACCATCGATGGCACCCGACTCTCTTAGGTTCAAGACCTAACCATTTGCCTAGACCAAAAAGGTCTGAGGCTGCCAGTACCAGTTGAGCCAACAATTTAGCCTGCTCAACACTCAAACGTAAAAGCAATGCATGTCCGTCACTAGGTGAACAGAGTTGCCACTCGCAACAAGCGATCAAAACCACCAGTGATGCTCAACAtctgtctctacgagaccctgtcgctgtcatccccaagggaccctagcgatcgatgttccttGCAGCACTAAATGCCCATCTCATCGAGACTACAACATACCTTTCACCAAGTGACCGAACAACGACCCAATCCCAACCAAGGTATCCCAGGTAAACTAAAACATATACCTTGTACAACAA includes the following:
- the LOC109727544 gene encoding putative glycine-rich cell wall structural protein 1, with the translated sequence MGAGEERSTGLTLAGGEVRRQQQRSSLSPHGLGLGYQSNGGHGGGREAQGWRQRVAGGRRAASGTAPSDGGAGVGDAACLGLHRSGAAAAGRGGGGGPQGRWRPAGRLLELQGGRPGWSQVVAT